Proteins encoded together in one Desulfovibrio sp. UCD-KL4C window:
- a CDS encoding sigma 54-interacting transcriptional regulator, with product MKDQEINLYMREVIDTMNEGLFLISPNGTIMMVNDALLKMTGFKREELLGKPCSVFGCDACEQSRELGKQHWCRLFNTRKEGSKNCYIISKNGSYLHVLKNASILKNENGEIIGAVETLTDISELDRKELKIQELSLQLNRDDKQFCGFIGNSAPMQKVYTLIKKAAQSDAPVIIFGESGTGKELAAQAIHQLSPRKDKPFVQLNCAALNDALLESELFGHVKGSFTGAYRHRSGRFEEAGSGDIFLDEIGDVPLHIQVKLLRVLETKSFERVGDSLTLSMNARLITATNQNLQELVRDKKFREDFFFRINVIPVYLPPLRDRKGDLHRLVEHFINTNPNLDKSESPTPETMRKLIEYDWPGNVRELKSALEYAAVVKEAGPMQPEHLPPQIVSFSGEDYNAPSVNMQKTPPRGLTEKEELISALKKTSGNKSEAARILNVSRGTIHNRIRKHGIEYRIYE from the coding sequence GTGAAAGATCAGGAAATCAATTTATATATGCGTGAAGTAATTGATACAATGAACGAAGGTCTTTTCCTAATTAGCCCGAACGGAACCATCATGATGGTGAATGACGCCCTGCTCAAAATGACTGGATTCAAAAGGGAAGAGCTGCTTGGTAAACCATGCTCTGTGTTCGGCTGCGATGCGTGTGAACAGTCTAGAGAGTTAGGTAAACAACATTGGTGTAGATTATTCAATACCCGGAAAGAAGGCAGTAAAAACTGCTATATTATCAGCAAAAACGGTTCTTATCTACACGTGCTAAAAAACGCTTCCATCCTTAAAAACGAAAACGGTGAAATTATAGGTGCGGTTGAAACACTTACAGATATATCCGAACTTGATCGCAAGGAGTTAAAAATACAAGAGTTATCGCTGCAACTGAACCGTGATGACAAACAATTTTGCGGATTTATAGGTAATTCCGCACCGATGCAGAAGGTGTATACGCTCATTAAGAAAGCAGCTCAATCTGATGCACCTGTCATTATATTCGGAGAATCAGGTACAGGCAAAGAACTAGCTGCACAGGCCATCCACCAACTCAGTCCACGAAAGGACAAACCGTTTGTACAACTTAATTGCGCAGCTCTTAACGATGCGTTGCTTGAGAGCGAACTGTTTGGACATGTAAAAGGATCGTTCACAGGAGCATACAGACACAGATCAGGTCGGTTTGAAGAAGCTGGAAGCGGAGATATTTTTCTAGATGAGATAGGTGACGTTCCGCTGCATATTCAAGTTAAGCTGCTTCGTGTACTTGAAACGAAATCTTTCGAACGAGTCGGAGACAGCCTCACGCTTTCCATGAATGCGAGACTCATCACTGCCACAAATCAAAATCTGCAGGAACTGGTGCGTGACAAAAAATTCCGCGAAGATTTCTTTTTCCGTATCAATGTAATACCCGTATATTTACCTCCGCTTCGAGACCGAAAGGGAGACCTGCATAGACTGGTTGAACATTTCATAAATACCAATCCAAATCTTGATAAAAGCGAAAGCCCAACGCCGGAAACTATGAGAAAACTCATTGAATACGACTGGCCCGGTAATGTGCGTGAACTTAAAAGTGCTCTGGAATATGCCGCTGTAGTAAAAGAAGCAGGCCCGATGCAGCCGGAACATCTACCTCCGCAAATCGTTTCTTTTTCCGGTGAAGACTACAATGCTCCATCAGTTAATATGCAGAAAACACCGCCTCGCGGGCTGACTGAAAAAGAAGAACTTATCTCCGCTCTAAAAAAAACGTCTGGTAACAAAAGCGAGGCAGCGCGGATCTTAAATGTCAGCCGCGGAACCATCCATAACAGAATTAGAAAGCATGGTATTGAGTACCGCATATACGAATAA
- a CDS encoding 4Fe-4S dicluster domain-containing protein, with the protein MTEKKKGISRRSFLKGLGVGSAAMLLPSTSTATAASSGTEELATLLDISKCIGCGECVNGCSEVNGSKYPEPKKPFPVMYPTSRVKVEDWSDKRGVDDRLTPYNWLFIQSAEVEYKGENYEVNIPRRCLHCQNPPCADLCPWGAAAKQKNGIVRIQPNVCLGGAKCRAVCPWHIPQRQTGVGLYMRLLPKFGGNGVMYKCDRCYNRINEGKLPACIEVCPEHVQTIGPRSEILAKAHELADKNGWFIYGEEENGGTNTIYVSPVPFDLLNKAIEKGAGKPGLQPVADSMADEENLASAIAIAPLAGIAAGIIKAGNYLSSAADDKNKDKNDE; encoded by the coding sequence ATGACAGAAAAAAAGAAAGGGATATCGAGGCGAAGTTTCTTAAAAGGGCTTGGAGTTGGAAGTGCCGCCATGCTTTTGCCTTCCACGTCTACAGCAACGGCTGCATCATCTGGAACAGAAGAGCTGGCGACTTTGCTTGATATTTCAAAATGTATCGGTTGCGGTGAGTGTGTAAACGGGTGTTCTGAAGTTAACGGGTCAAAATATCCTGAACCTAAGAAGCCTTTTCCGGTAATGTATCCTACGTCTCGTGTTAAGGTTGAGGATTGGTCGGATAAGCGGGGTGTGGATGACAGGCTTACACCATATAACTGGCTTTTCATTCAAAGTGCGGAAGTAGAGTATAAGGGTGAAAATTATGAAGTAAATATTCCGCGCCGCTGTCTGCATTGCCAGAATCCTCCTTGTGCAGATCTTTGCCCTTGGGGTGCGGCGGCAAAGCAGAAAAACGGTATAGTACGTATTCAGCCAAATGTCTGCCTTGGCGGGGCAAAGTGTCGGGCCGTTTGCCCTTGGCATATACCACAGCGGCAAACCGGAGTGGGATTATACATGCGTCTTCTTCCTAAATTTGGCGGTAACGGTGTGATGTATAAGTGTGACCGTTGTTACAATCGTATTAACGAAGGCAAACTTCCTGCCTGCATAGAAGTCTGTCCTGAACATGTTCAGACCATAGGTCCGCGTAGCGAAATTTTAGCTAAAGCGCATGAATTGGCAGATAAAAATGGTTGGTTCATTTATGGGGAAGAAGAAAACGGCGGAACCAATACAATTTATGTATCACCGGTACCTTTTGATCTTTTGAATAAAGCAATTGAGAAAGGCGCAGGAAAACCGGGGCTACAACCTGTTGCCGACTCAATGGCGGATGAAGAAAATCTTGCTAGTGCAATAGCTATTGCACCGCTTGCAGGTATTGCTGCCGGAATTATCAAAGCAGGAAATTATCTATCCTCTGCTGCAGATGATAAGAACAAGGATAAGAATGATGAGTAA
- a CDS encoding iron-sulfur cluster-binding protein has product MSKNIYGWFFKIVVFFMALTGVAQMPIFKRYYIASIPGLSWLSNFYLTNKLHYMLGAVLIFMVMFMATDFIMSKRGKIRLSLCGKVRAFLFAAVIFTGVFRVIKNLPYVTMDPFTVMMIDWTHLGFAILLGIAALIALVRGRSSYFESVRVGTNVR; this is encoded by the coding sequence ATGAGTAAAAACATATACGGCTGGTTTTTTAAAATTGTTGTCTTTTTTATGGCCCTCACCGGAGTAGCTCAGATGCCTATCTTCAAAAGATATTACATCGCCAGTATTCCCGGTTTAAGTTGGCTTTCCAATTTCTATCTCACCAATAAACTTCATTACATGTTGGGCGCAGTGCTGATCTTTATGGTTATGTTCATGGCCACGGATTTTATTATGAGTAAGCGCGGTAAGATACGTTTATCTCTTTGCGGGAAAGTGCGCGCATTTCTTTTTGCTGCGGTTATATTTACCGGCGTTTTTCGCGTAATAAAGAATCTTCCGTATGTAACTATGGACCCTTTTACGGTAATGATGATAGACTGGACTCATCTGGGATTTGCGATTCTTCTTGGAATCGCTGCTCTTATTGCCTTGGTTCGAGGACGTTCATCATATTTTGAAAGTGTTCGAGTTGGAACTAATGTTCGTTAA
- a CDS encoding glycosyltransferase — MINIPHIKGQRPRVLLITQDYFVIPELARGLKSLGISFVSVEFQQTPFFLKKLLDKVALLKPHFILSVNHAGLDREGQVLGLLKRCGVPFASWFVDRQEIFLRSDVDANSLLAVFSWDPEAIVSLNKRNVPYAQYLPLGTDTSIFHPVKGYHEYLYPVSFVGSTWTPKIVEVLRAGGFPVTLLRKYKTLGGLLEEDFSIDMNELLNRAGNDVFETCISLPSDKQEMFFRLIQLQATRLRRINIVSGLLEFSPAIVGDTYWVRALSKKKIDFTWWNHLKYEDELPAFYRQSILNFNAVSLQSAASLNQRIFDVPACGSFLLTEYNSALENLFEPGKEVACYDKDDNIQGVISKWLSDEKGREKIIRAGMKRIFAEHTYQHRIIKIISKMNQFFYK; from the coding sequence ATGATTAATATTCCACATATAAAGGGCCAGCGTCCTCGGGTTCTGCTTATCACTCAAGATTATTTTGTTATTCCTGAGCTTGCCAGAGGTTTGAAGTCTCTTGGAATTTCCTTTGTTTCAGTCGAATTTCAACAGACCCCTTTTTTTCTTAAGAAGTTGCTTGATAAAGTCGCGCTTTTAAAACCTCACTTTATTTTATCCGTCAATCATGCTGGACTGGATCGGGAAGGGCAGGTTCTGGGACTGTTAAAACGTTGTGGGGTTCCATTTGCAAGCTGGTTTGTAGATCGTCAGGAAATATTTCTTAGATCAGATGTTGACGCAAACTCCCTACTTGCTGTTTTCAGTTGGGACCCAGAAGCTATTGTGTCTTTGAATAAGCGAAATGTTCCTTATGCACAGTATCTTCCACTTGGAACTGATACTTCTATTTTTCATCCAGTTAAGGGATATCATGAATACTTATACCCTGTTTCATTCGTCGGTTCTACGTGGACACCGAAGATAGTTGAGGTGCTGCGAGCCGGTGGTTTTCCTGTAACTTTACTGCGCAAGTACAAGACTCTTGGTGGGTTGCTGGAAGAAGATTTCTCAATTGATATGAATGAATTACTTAATCGTGCAGGGAATGATGTCTTTGAAACATGTATAAGTTTGCCTTCAGATAAACAGGAGATGTTTTTTCGCCTTATACAGCTGCAGGCTACAAGGTTAAGGCGTATCAATATTGTGTCTGGGTTATTAGAGTTTAGTCCTGCTATTGTGGGGGATACTTATTGGGTCAGGGCTTTGTCTAAAAAGAAGATAGATTTTACATGGTGGAATCATCTTAAATATGAGGATGAATTACCTGCTTTTTATAGGCAGTCTATATTGAACTTTAATGCTGTAAGTCTCCAGTCTGCCGCTTCTTTAAATCAACGTATTTTCGATGTGCCTGCTTGCGGTTCTTTTTTGCTGACTGAGTATAACTCAGCACTTGAAAATCTTTTTGAACCAGGCAAAGAGGTTGCATGTTACGATAAAGATGACAATATCCAGGGAGTTATATCGAAATGGCTCTCAGATGAAAAAGGGCGGGAAAAAATAATTCGTGCCGGTATGAAAAGAATTTTTGCTGAGCACACTTATCAACACAGAATTATAAAAATTATTTCAAAGATGAACCAGTTTTTTTATAAGTAA
- a CDS encoding tetrathionate reductase family octaheme c-type cytochrome, with amino-acid sequence MGFIRRSVLALATVAFLCGPVFGASDDAPGIEMARQATKGKELWITADHSKFDVLKQPFTKGPEVTQACLTCHTEAGHQFHKTIHWTWLDPKAEKEMGIGKGGLVMNNFCINIQSNEPRCTSCHAGYGWKDKNFDFSSQKKIDCLVCHEQTGTYKKFPAGAGNPAPPPGMKFKGNGKYYKSPDWNKVAQSVSRPTRANCGTCHFYGGGGDGVKHGDLDSSMRMPSKNLDVHMSMEGQKFECTRCHTTVKHQIAGRIYSNPAATDRKSLLEDDLGAKIMCESCHSATPHKSEIGMKLNDHTDKVACQSCHIPTFARELPTKMWWDWSQAGRKKDGKAYVVKGEWGKPTYMTKKGDMRWEKDVIPEYYWFNGTIESITAKTVVDPSLPVQVSRPIGSSKDSKSRIMPFKVHRGKTPYDIVNKNMIIPHLFGKDEAAYWKGYDWVKASAAGMAYAGLPFSGNVGFVETEYVYPITHMVAPKDNVLACEACHSKQSRLSNLNSFYMPRRDSNRVVDAGGWFIVIASAVGVILHALGRIFIKGRKED; translated from the coding sequence ATGGGGTTCATAAGGAGATCAGTTTTAGCACTGGCAACAGTTGCTTTTCTGTGCGGTCCTGTGTTCGGAGCGAGTGATGATGCTCCGGGCATAGAAATGGCTCGTCAGGCGACCAAGGGTAAAGAACTTTGGATAACAGCGGATCATTCCAAATTTGATGTCCTTAAGCAGCCGTTTACCAAAGGTCCGGAAGTTACACAGGCCTGTCTGACCTGCCATACCGAGGCCGGACATCAGTTTCATAAAACCATTCACTGGACATGGCTTGACCCCAAAGCAGAAAAAGAAATGGGGATAGGCAAGGGCGGTTTGGTGATGAATAATTTTTGTATTAACATTCAATCCAATGAACCTCGCTGTACTTCCTGTCATGCCGGATATGGATGGAAAGATAAGAATTTTGATTTTTCGTCTCAAAAAAAGATAGATTGTCTGGTTTGCCATGAGCAGACGGGAACATATAAAAAGTTTCCTGCCGGAGCCGGTAATCCTGCCCCACCTCCCGGGATGAAATTTAAGGGGAACGGCAAGTATTATAAATCCCCTGATTGGAACAAGGTTGCACAATCAGTCAGTCGTCCAACCCGTGCTAATTGCGGTACCTGCCATTTCTATGGTGGCGGTGGTGACGGAGTAAAACATGGTGATCTTGATTCTTCCATGCGTATGCCGAGCAAGAATCTTGATGTTCATATGAGCATGGAAGGGCAGAAGTTTGAATGTACTCGCTGTCATACCACTGTAAAACATCAAATTGCGGGCCGCATTTATTCAAATCCTGCCGCTACGGACCGTAAATCTCTACTTGAAGATGATTTAGGCGCAAAAATTATGTGTGAATCCTGCCATAGTGCAACTCCGCATAAATCGGAAATTGGTATGAAGCTTAATGATCATACTGATAAAGTTGCCTGTCAGAGCTGTCATATACCTACCTTTGCACGTGAGCTTCCAACCAAGATGTGGTGGGACTGGTCACAGGCCGGTAGAAAGAAAGACGGCAAAGCTTATGTCGTCAAAGGTGAGTGGGGCAAGCCTACATATATGACCAAGAAAGGTGATATGCGGTGGGAAAAAGATGTTATTCCTGAATATTACTGGTTTAACGGTACAATTGAATCTATCACCGCCAAGACTGTTGTTGATCCGAGCCTTCCTGTACAGGTTAGCAGGCCGATCGGAAGCAGTAAGGACAGCAAATCACGTATCATGCCTTTTAAGGTACATCGTGGAAAGACTCCCTATGACATTGTTAATAAAAATATGATAATTCCTCACTTGTTCGGCAAGGATGAGGCTGCATACTGGAAGGGATATGACTGGGTAAAAGCATCCGCTGCCGGAATGGCATATGCAGGTCTTCCATTCAGCGGTAATGTTGGTTTTGTTGAAACTGAATATGTTTATCCTATCACTCACATGGTTGCACCCAAAGATAATGTTCTTGCCTGTGAAGCGTGTCATAGCAAGCAGAGCCGATTAAGCAATCTCAATTCCTTTTATATGCCAAGACGAGATTCAAATCGTGTTGTTGATGCCGGTGGATGGTTTATAGTCATAGCTTCTGCTGTAGGAGTGATTCTGCATGCACTCGGACGAATCTTCATAAAGGGACGTAAGGAGGACTAG
- a CDS encoding cytochrome b/b6 domain-containing protein, giving the protein MALTHHHMKKIYLYSRFERFWHWTQSVLIVLLMVTGLEVHGLFNLFGFERAVDLHNTFGISWLVLFVFIIFWLLTTGEWKQYIPTSKKLFAVARYYAVGIFKGEDHPVHKSSGAKHNPLQRLVYLGLSAILLPLQMVTGLLYWTYNDWVAYGINFVSLETVANVHMGCAYALLAFLIVHIYMTTTGHSITAHVAAMFSGWEEVPVDYKVEEWEVHKKS; this is encoded by the coding sequence ATGGCTTTAACACATCATCATATGAAAAAAATATATTTGTACTCACGTTTCGAACGTTTCTGGCACTGGACACAGTCTGTGCTGATTGTCCTGCTTATGGTCACAGGACTTGAGGTTCACGGGCTCTTTAATCTATTCGGTTTTGAAAGAGCCGTAGATCTGCATAATACCTTTGGAATCAGTTGGCTGGTATTGTTTGTATTCATTATCTTCTGGTTACTGACAACAGGTGAATGGAAACAGTATATCCCAACGTCTAAGAAGCTTTTTGCGGTGGCAAGATATTACGCTGTAGGAATATTCAAAGGTGAAGATCATCCTGTTCACAAAAGTTCTGGCGCAAAGCATAATCCGTTGCAACGGCTTGTTTATCTGGGATTATCTGCAATTCTGCTTCCCTTACAAATGGTAACTGGATTGTTGTACTGGACTTATAATGACTGGGTCGCTTACGGGATTAACTTTGTAAGTCTCGAAACTGTTGCAAATGTGCATATGGGCTGTGCCTACGCATTGTTGGCCTTCCTTATAGTGCATATTTATATGACCACAACAGGACACTCCATAACAGCTCACGTTGCTGCCATGTTCAGCGGATGGGAAGAAGTTCCGGTAGATTATAAAGTAGAAGAGTGGGAAGTTCATAAGAAGAGTTAA
- a CDS encoding molybdopterin biosynthesis protein — protein MSDRNIYLKTIPVHEAVAVAIAALDREKLVKPENIPVHEALNRVTSEAVRARCSSPTYHSAAMDGYAVKSDTTFSAREGQPIELIKNDTCIAVNTGNALPDGMDAIIMIENIVDNGDTISIESPSFPWQHVRRIGEDIVATEMLLPRNHTISAFDIGALLSAGIYDIKVHEKIRMTFIPTGDEILPFADRPTPSAGEVIESNSQVFRALSLGLGIEFTATSPVRDRKDLLVKSVETALNNSHIVVIGAGSSAGSKDFTSKVISQIGSLLVHGIAIMPGKPTVLGTAKNKLLVGAPGYPVSAVVCFEDILTPVISWLSGKTAPEREKVQVRLARRTPSNPGMEEIIRLAVGKVGNGYTGVPLARGAGMITTLTKAQGFTRVPAGSEGIELNELVEVELFSDKQNLKNIIMHVGSHDNTLDLLGDILMGAETPIRLVSTHAGSMGGITALKNDVALFAGSHLFAPESGDFNFPFLDIYLPDLDVTVINLAIRHQGFIVPKGNPLKITGIESLRDGSINFINRQRGAGTRILFDYHLEKAKIDSESVKGYNREEFTHMAVAANVLTGTADCGLGIYAAAKALNLDFIPLANERYDLIIPDKYMHDTRIISLVNLLKSDEIKEAIKSLGGYEITMTGKTMKPGMGLG, from the coding sequence ATGTCTGATCGCAATATTTATTTGAAAACGATTCCAGTTCATGAAGCCGTAGCCGTTGCTATTGCAGCTCTTGACCGTGAAAAGCTCGTCAAACCGGAAAATATACCTGTTCATGAAGCGCTTAACCGCGTGACCTCCGAAGCAGTCCGTGCCCGCTGTTCCTCTCCAACATACCACTCAGCTGCAATGGACGGATATGCTGTTAAAAGCGATACAACTTTCTCCGCCCGTGAAGGACAACCTATTGAGCTGATCAAAAATGATACCTGCATAGCTGTCAACACCGGAAATGCTCTTCCTGATGGCATGGATGCAATTATAATGATAGAAAATATCGTAGACAACGGTGATACTATCAGCATTGAGTCTCCTTCTTTTCCATGGCAGCATGTCCGCAGAATAGGTGAAGATATTGTCGCAACTGAAATGCTTCTGCCGCGCAACCACACTATTTCCGCTTTCGACATCGGAGCACTCCTTTCCGCTGGCATATACGACATTAAAGTGCATGAAAAAATACGCATGACCTTCATTCCAACAGGGGATGAGATTCTTCCGTTTGCTGATCGCCCTACGCCTTCTGCGGGGGAAGTGATAGAATCCAATTCACAAGTATTTAGAGCACTATCTCTTGGTCTAGGCATAGAATTCACTGCAACATCTCCAGTACGCGACCGTAAGGATCTCCTGGTTAAGTCTGTTGAAACAGCTTTAAATAATTCTCACATAGTAGTTATCGGCGCAGGTTCCTCAGCCGGAAGCAAAGATTTTACAAGCAAAGTCATTTCACAAATAGGGTCCCTGCTGGTTCACGGCATAGCCATTATGCCCGGTAAACCGACTGTACTTGGCACAGCTAAGAACAAACTGCTAGTAGGAGCTCCAGGTTATCCTGTAAGTGCTGTAGTATGTTTTGAAGATATACTTACGCCGGTAATCTCATGGCTTTCAGGAAAAACTGCGCCAGAAAGAGAGAAAGTTCAGGTAAGACTTGCCAGACGCACCCCTTCTAACCCCGGTATGGAAGAAATTATCAGACTTGCAGTAGGTAAAGTCGGCAACGGATATACAGGGGTTCCGCTTGCACGCGGAGCCGGAATGATCACAACTCTCACCAAAGCTCAAGGATTCACCAGAGTTCCGGCCGGAAGCGAAGGAATCGAACTGAATGAATTAGTTGAAGTTGAACTTTTCTCAGACAAACAGAATTTAAAAAACATAATCATGCACGTTGGAAGTCATGACAACACTCTTGACCTACTTGGAGATATTCTTATGGGAGCAGAGACTCCCATACGCCTTGTATCTACTCATGCGGGTTCAATGGGTGGGATTACAGCCCTTAAGAATGATGTGGCCCTATTCGCCGGATCGCACCTTTTTGCCCCTGAAAGCGGAGACTTCAACTTTCCATTCCTTGATATATACCTTCCGGACCTAGATGTGACTGTGATCAATCTGGCGATCCGCCATCAAGGATTTATTGTCCCTAAGGGTAATCCTCTAAAGATCACCGGAATTGAAAGCCTCCGTGACGGTAGTATTAATTTTATCAACAGGCAAAGAGGTGCAGGAACAAGAATTCTCTTCGACTATCATCTCGAAAAAGCAAAAATAGATTCTGAGTCAGTAAAAGGATACAATCGGGAAGAATTCACTCACATGGCTGTTGCTGCGAATGTGTTAACAGGAACTGCTGACTGCGGACTTGGAATATATGCCGCCGCCAAAGCTTTGAATCTAGACTTTATACCTTTAGCTAATGAGAGATATGACCTTATAATACCTGATAAATATATGCATGATACAAGAATTATTTCACTTGTTAATCTGCTGAAATCAGATGAAATTAAAGAAGCTATTAAGAGCCTTGGTGGTTACGAAATTACCATGACAGGGAAAACTATGAAGCCCGGTATGGGCCTCGGCTGA
- the glp gene encoding gephyrin-like molybdotransferase Glp, whose product MRHDFFDILIREGFESLLLSFAPTPIEMQSISDAYGLVLGEDILSPENLPPANRSCMDGYAVHARDVFGATESNPAYLEQCAQLRVDEAPNFTLKKGDCAAIPTGGTLPDGADAVVMVEHTQELGAGTIEIRKSSTPGEHSMLKGEDAANGEKIYEAGHSVRFQDVGLLAALGIGSVKTHRKPRIGIISTGDELVEIEAPPRVGTIRDVNSHTLRCLVSKAGGIPVNYGIVPDKLQKLESTLAKAIAENDLILLSGGSSVGMRDLTVRAIEAMADSEILAHGVAISPGKPTILGKAGSKPVLGLPGQVTSVQIVMLSIVMPFIRHLMGQRNSFDCRDRPILLAELERNTPSKQGREDYVRVKLKHRKGNIPLAEPIYGKSGLLKTMIQADGLMIIPSDMEGSYAGEQIQVWLI is encoded by the coding sequence ATGCGTCATGACTTTTTTGACATACTCATCCGGGAGGGATTTGAATCTCTGCTACTTTCATTTGCGCCGACACCAATTGAAATGCAATCAATTTCTGACGCATATGGACTTGTACTTGGTGAAGATATCCTTTCACCTGAAAACCTTCCACCAGCAAACCGTTCTTGCATGGACGGATATGCAGTACATGCCCGCGACGTTTTCGGAGCAACTGAAAGTAATCCAGCTTACCTTGAACAGTGCGCACAACTTAGAGTTGATGAAGCTCCGAACTTTACTTTAAAAAAAGGCGACTGTGCCGCGATCCCAACCGGAGGAACTCTTCCTGATGGAGCAGATGCTGTGGTCATGGTCGAGCATACTCAAGAACTAGGAGCCGGAACAATTGAAATACGAAAATCATCCACTCCCGGTGAACACTCCATGCTTAAAGGCGAAGATGCTGCAAATGGTGAAAAAATATATGAAGCCGGACATTCTGTCCGTTTTCAAGATGTCGGCTTGCTTGCAGCGCTCGGCATTGGCAGCGTTAAAACACACAGAAAACCGCGCATAGGCATAATCTCCACTGGCGATGAACTTGTTGAAATTGAAGCTCCGCCCCGTGTGGGAACTATTCGTGATGTTAATTCCCACACATTGCGCTGTCTTGTCTCTAAAGCTGGAGGGATTCCGGTAAATTACGGAATAGTTCCTGATAAACTTCAGAAACTCGAATCGACGCTTGCTAAAGCTATTGCTGAAAATGATCTGATTCTACTTTCAGGTGGAAGCTCAGTTGGAATGCGCGATCTGACAGTCAGAGCGATAGAAGCTATGGCTGACTCTGAAATTTTGGCTCACGGCGTGGCAATCAGCCCCGGAAAGCCAACAATTTTAGGTAAAGCAGGTAGTAAGCCTGTACTTGGGCTTCCAGGTCAGGTAACGTCAGTTCAGATAGTTATGCTTTCTATAGTAATGCCATTTATAAGACACCTTATGGGACAGAGAAACAGCTTTGACTGTAGGGACCGCCCTATATTACTGGCAGAACTTGAACGCAACACTCCTTCCAAGCAAGGCCGTGAAGATTATGTCAGGGTCAAACTTAAACATAGAAAAGGAAATATTCCGCTTGCAGAACCTATTTACGGTAAGTCGGGCCTTCTTAAAACTATGATTCAGGCCGACGGACTTATGATAATCCCATCGGATATGGAAGGTTCATACGCAGGGGAACAAATCCAGGTTTGGTTGATTTAG
- a CDS encoding molybdopterin-guanine dinucleotide biosynthesis protein MobB: protein MKAVAIVGKKKTGKTTLGLALTKYFSDKGLTVGVVKHSHHGFDEEEGTDTQQYKQIASCVAAYSPSQSFVSWNKEKPLQDLLPLLDADIIIMEGGNMLGWMPRFITVREDNDNKDFFPELALAQIPACTRNNPPSADEIERLAQLVTEKGFLLPGLNCKACGRESCRDFAVDINSGKAKPEGCKATSGKMDVTCNGLPLALNPFVSDILSSGISAMLSQLKGYAPGDLKITIKNGS, encoded by the coding sequence ATGAAAGCTGTTGCTATCGTTGGAAAAAAGAAAACTGGTAAGACTACTTTAGGGTTGGCTCTAACCAAATATTTTTCAGACAAAGGATTAACTGTCGGAGTCGTTAAACATTCACATCACGGCTTTGATGAAGAGGAAGGAACCGACACGCAACAGTATAAACAGATTGCTTCATGTGTTGCAGCGTACTCCCCTTCGCAGTCATTTGTCTCGTGGAATAAAGAAAAGCCGCTTCAAGACCTTCTGCCTTTACTTGATGCTGATATCATTATTATGGAAGGCGGAAACATGCTCGGCTGGATGCCTCGTTTTATAACCGTTCGCGAAGATAACGACAATAAAGATTTTTTTCCTGAATTAGCTTTAGCCCAAATTCCAGCCTGCACCAGAAACAACCCTCCTAGCGCAGATGAAATTGAAAGACTAGCACAGCTTGTTACGGAAAAAGGTTTTTTACTACCCGGACTCAACTGCAAAGCATGCGGACGTGAATCATGCAGAGATTTTGCCGTAGACATCAACTCCGGCAAAGCGAAACCTGAAGGATGCAAAGCAACCTCCGGTAAAATGGATGTCACTTGTAACGGCTTGCCATTAGCTCTTAATCCATTTGTATCAGATATTCTTTCATCAGGAATTTCAGCAATGCTTTCTCAGCTAAAAGGTTATGCTCCAGGTGATCTAAAAATTACTATTAAAAACGGCAGTTAA